The Plasmodium vinckei vinckei genome assembly, chromosome: PVVCY_06 genome contains a region encoding:
- a CDS encoding eukaryotic initiation factor 2a, putative, whose protein sequence is MSRSNEGNDNLYFLAIRKNKVTIYEYNVEFSKSIISDIEEEIKRSENITSQNDDTTQKVVINNTNNHITPLKRSTNKFNNDYLINRGISIYREYEGVELATCTHDYKKIILVRKNDLNVAEIIDIKTDEHISYIKTKTQIKRIVTSPRDSHIVLHCQYKPDISNKNLYIYKIGGKNNKKKKKKKDSKETENLEENDQNENKHNNLTKTGEIIYNESLVYEMALNSYSNSNWPFFKWTESESNCLCLINNQIYIYKDNNFNAVSDKLKLEHIEFFDVSPEQYITENGENNNGSSNKRKVFLATYERGTKGNSSVFKIFNLDNLSKHIYSKNFFNSDEIKLKWNKNGTSLLLQIHTQVDKEKQSYYGSSNLYFIDTIKLKDVNIMTNKGLIYDTIWSYNQNKFYVCKGEIPADIVLHDKNGNIIHSYGKYKFNTLKLNNNEKLLLTGGFGNLSGDISIWNTISKKEITKTKSSCAVICEFFNDDKHFLTATTHPRLRVDNNIKIYKYNGLIVSKIDFDELYNVIILPFNKIKSQPIDISINPNSDLQKYINKQLGIDSKKVGIYKAPGSTAKTFLNGLGIMARPPKPKSNLPPGCNFVDDEKTSKKKKKKKNPKNKDKKEPF, encoded by the coding sequence ATGTCACGAAGTAATGAAGGCAAcgataatttatattttctcgCAATtaggaaaaataaagttactatatatgaatataatgtTGAATTTAGTAAAAGTATAATATCTGATATCgaagaagaaataaaacGGAGTGAAAATATAACTAGCCAAAATGATGATACTACTCAAAAAGTTGTCATAAACAATACAAACAATCATATTACACCTTTAAAAAGATCGACtaacaaatttaataatgattatttaattaatagaGGTATTAGTATATATAGAGAATATGAAGGTGTGGAACTAGCTACTTGTACTCatgattataaaaaaataatacttgTCAGAAAAAATGATCTAAATGTTGCAGAAATAATTGATATAAAAACGGATGAACATATtagttatataaaaactaaaacccaaataaaaagaattgTTACTAGTCCTCGAGATTCTCATATTGTTTTACATTGTCAATACAAACCTgatatatcaaataaaaatctgtatatatataaaattggtggaaaaaataataaaaaaaaaaaaaaaaaaaaagatagcAAAGAGACAGAAAACttagaagaaaatgatcaaaatgaaaacaaacATAATAATCTTACAAAAACAGGTGAAATCATTTATAATGAATCTTTAGTATATGAAATGGCATTAAATAGTTATAGTAATAGTAATTggccattttttaaatggaCAGAAAGTGAGTCAAATTGTTTgtgtttaataaataatcaaatatatatatataaagacaataattttaatgcTGTATctgataaattaaaattagaaCATATCGAATTTTTTGATGTATCACCAGAACAATATATTACGGAAAAtggtgaaaataataatggaagttcaaataaaagaaaagtcTTTTTAGCTACTTATGAAAGAGGAACTAAAGGGAATTCTTctgtatttaaaatatttaacttAGATAATTTAagtaaacatatatattcaaaaaactttttcaattcagatgaaataaaattaaaatggaataaaaatggtacatcattattattacaaataCATACACAAGttgataaagaaaaacaatCCTATTATGGATCaagtaatttatattttatagacACAATCAAATTAAAAGATGTTAATATTATGACAAATAAAGgtttaatatatgatacTATATGGTCatataatcaaaataagTTTTATGTATGTAAAGGTGAAATACCAGCAGATATTGTTTTacatgataaaaatggaaatataattcattCTTAtggtaaatataaatttaatactctaaaattaaataataatgaaaaattattattaacagGTGGGTTTGGCAACTTAAGTGGTGATATATCAATATGGAATACAATAagtaaaaaagaaattacaAAAACTAAATCTTCTTGTGCTGTTATAtgtgaattttttaatgacGATAAGCACTTTTTAACTGCTACTACACATCCTAGATTAAGGgtagataataatataaaaatttataaatataatggaTTAATTGTTAGTAAAATTGATTTTgatgaattatataatgttattattttaccttttaataaaattaaatctCAACCAATTGATATTTCAATAAATCCAAATTCagatttacaaaaatatattaataaacaaTTAGGAATTGATTCAAAAAAAGTTGGAATTTATAAAGCTCCTGGATCTACTGCaaaaacttttttaaaCGGCTTAGGAATTATGGCTAGACCTCCAAAACCAAAATCTAATCTACCACCCGGATGTAATTTTGTTGATGACGAAAAAAcgagcaaaaaaaaaaagaaaaaaaaaaacccaaaaaataaagataaaaaagagCCATTTTAA
- a CDS encoding succinyl-CoA ligase, putative, translating into MSIQKTEQFFLRKSFYSVWVEYNKNVNYKSHFKNSLEYIFKPKSIAIIGATERKGSVGNSLVNNLIKGEKNYKLHFVNIKGSKIYDRESYKSLKDIKDETIHLAVIAVPRDYVLPAMEELKSKNVRGVVIITAGFKETGEEGLKLEKQIIDIAKKNNIRIIGPNCLGIIHSYHNMNASFADSDILKGHFSLLSQSGAICSAALDLSLQHNIGFSHFISVGSMCDVQFYELIEYLFYDDNTKYILLYVESIGDMDRFMETCKRICLYKPIIVLKSGKTAKAAEAAISHTGSMVGNYEIFYASMKKLGVLVAENFEELFNMCKILNLSKYPETNEVCVVTNAGGPGVLLVDSIIKNDGSLSNLNNKLKTELDKFLPNSWSKANPIDILGDASPALYKKTIETLALDEQYKNIVVLLSPQSVTDPLKTAEEIINLKNSLSSKNKLILCNYLGGTSLEQSSNLLNKNNIPTFVHPEHSVQNLLKLYQNVKHIQGLYQEIPTFLATDEENYYINNLIKKQHNFNSSQNTRKNEAIEIIKKAFENKNYILNEYDSKQILEAYDIPVVNTKIYKTLSDVENADNINYPCAMKIYSDTITHKKDIGGVILNINSKEELINSYKKIHENVQAHKQEKGFQGVTIQDMININDGIELILGYYYDKCFGPVLLFGSGGSYVEIFKDTVLLIPPITYSYAHHTIKNTKIYNALLGNSSRFKKCDMPKLITTIMNFSELVSDLLPYINESDINPLFVSGDKMIALDARFTLRKSINFNSENDVYNKVSKKYPMNLVTIHNENPNVENFSKHITRPIHEYDFKLIRKFIKNNLEELHKDTFFFVNKDHIISDMFSYQLCNCDYELYNVLLNIENNNINGLAKIEKKNDLHCYIYAKDKSTFSILVDQINILSKQNNNSKNNFIYIKKNSNYVDSLKNAGYSLSHEQDDVACYEKVN; encoded by the coding sequence ATGAGTATACAGAAAACGGAACAATTTTTTCTACGAAAAAGTTTTTATAGTGTATGGGTagaatataacaaaaatgtaaattataaatctcattttaaaaatagtttagaatatatatttaagcCAAAAAGTATTGCAATAATTGGGGCAACCGAAAGAAAAGGATCTGTTGGAAATTCGcttgttaataatttaataaagggagaaaaaaattataaacttcattttgtaaatattaaaggtagtaaaatatatgatagaGAAAGTTATAAATCATTGAAAGATATTAAAGATGAAACAATTCATTTAGCTGTTATAGCAGTGCCGCGAGATTATGTCCTTCCAGCAATGGAAGAATTAAAATCCAAAAATGTTCGAGGGgttgttattattacagCTGGATTTAAAGAAACAGGTGAAGAAGGTttaaaattagaaaaacaaattatagatatagctaaaaaaaataatataagaaTTATAGGACCTAACTGTTTAGGTATTATACATTCTTATCATAATATGAATGCATCGTTTGCAGATAgtgatatattaaaaggacatttttctttactGTCACAAAGTGGTGCAATATGTTCAGCAGCTTTAGATTTATCTTTACAACATAATATTGGTTTCTCTCATTTTATTTCTGTTGGATCTATGTGTGATGTTcaattttatgaattaatagaatatttattttatgacgataatacaaaatatattttattatatgttgaATCGATTGGTGATATGGATAGATTTATGGAAACATGTAAAAggatttgtttatataaaccTATAATTGTATTAAAAAGTGGTAAAACTGCAAAAGCTGCTGAAGCTGCTATTTCACATACGGGTTCTATGGTTGGAAATtatgaaattttttatgcatctatgaaaaaattaggGGTTCTAGTTGCTGAGAATTTCgaagaattatttaatatgtgtaaaattttaaatttatcaaaatatcCTGAAACAAATGAAGTATGTGTTGTAACAAATGCAGGAGGTCCTGGAGTATTATTAGTAGatagtataataaaaaatgatgggTCTTTAtctaatttaaataataaattaaaaacagAATTAGATAAGTTTTTACCAAACTCATGGAGTAAAGCTAATCCAATTGATATACTTGGTGATGCATCACCagcattatataaaaaaactataGAAACATTAGCTTTAGAtgaacaatataaaaatatagttgttttattatccCCCCAAAGTGTTACAGATCCTTTAAAAACAGcagaagaaataataaacctTAAAAATAGCTTGtcatcaaaaaataaattaatattatgtaaTTATTTAGGAGGTACATCCTTAGAACAATCTTCAAATTTactaaacaaaaataatattccaACATTTGTACACCCAGAACATTCTgtacaaaatttattaaaactaTATCAAAACGTTAAACATATACAAGGATTATATCAAGAAATACCAACCTTTTTAGCAACTGATGAAGAAAACTATtacattaataatttaataaaaaaacaacataACTTCAACTCTTCACAAAATACACGAAAAAATGAAGcaatagaaataataaaaaaagcatttgaaaataaaaattatatactaaatgaatatgattcaaaacaaattttagaGGCATATGATATACCTGTtgttaatacaaaaatatataaaacattgTCTGATGTAGAAAATgctgataatataaattaccCTTGTgctatgaaaatatattccgATACAATTACACATAAAAAGGATATTGGAGgtgttatattaaatattaattctaaagaagaattaataaatagttataaaaaaatacatgaaAATGTACAAGCACATAAACAAGAAAAAGGATTCCAAGGTGTTACTATACAAGATATGATTAACATAAATGATGGAATAGAATTAATATTaggttattattatgataaatGTTTTGGGCCTGTACTTTTATTTGGATCAGGAGGATCATAtgttgaaatatttaaagacACCGTTTTATTAATACCACCTATTACATATTCCTATGCACATCATACGAtcaaaaatacaaaaatatataatgcacTATTAGGTAATTCATcaagatttaaaaaatgtgataTGCCTAAACTTATAACAACAATTATGAATTTCTCTGAATTAGTTTCTGATTTATTACCATATATTAATGAGTCAGATATAAATCCATTATTTGTATCTGGAGATAAAATGATTGCATTAGATGCAAGATTCACTTTGAGAAAgtcaataaattttaattcagAAAAtgatgtatataataaagttagtaaaaaatatcctATGAATCTTGTTACTATTCACAATGAAAATCCTAATGTAGAAAATTTTTCTAAACATATTACTAGACCTATACATGAATatgattttaaattaattcgtaaatttattaaaaataatttagagGAATTACATAAagatacatttttttttgtaaataaagATCATATAATATCCGATATGTTCTCATATCAACTTTGTAATTGTGattatgaattatataatgttttattaaatattgaaaataataatattaatggaTTGGcaaaaatcgaaaaaaaaaatgatttacattgttatatatatgctaaaGATAAATCTACCTTTTCAATTTTAGTAGATCAAATTAACATACTttcaaaacaaaataataattcaaaaaataactttatatatatcaaaaaaaattcaaattatGTAGATAGCTTGAAAAATGCAGGATACTCTTTAAGCCACGAACAAGATGATGTTGCATGTTATGAAAAAGTAAACTAA
- a CDS encoding trafficking protein particle complex subunit 5, putative, protein MDKGKNEIKKELLKAKKNVSLSAFSILFCEIVQYCLYKSKKGYRIEDCLHEMGIRVGYKLNEYLCYRNKAKRSINILNILTFISKHLWKYLFDYSSDLLKSQDSIYEYMICDQNILLNKFITVPKDYGNINCASFAAGIVEGFLCSSEFQAEVTAHTVNKNDKTENTTIFIKFYPEVIEREKNN, encoded by the coding sequence ATGGATAAAGGAAAAAACGagattaaaaaagaattattaaaagccaaaaaaaatgtaagtCTAAGTGCCTttagtatattattttgtgaaATAGTTCAATATTGTTTATACAAAAGTAAAAAGGGATATAGAATAGAGGATTGTTTACATGAAATGGGAATACGTGTAggttataaattaaatgagTATTTATGCTATCGAAATAAAGCAAAAAgaagtataaatatattaaatattttaacatttatttcaaaacatttatggaaatatttatttgactATTCATCAGATTTACTTAAATCTCAAGATagtatatatgaatatatgatttgtgatcaaaacattttattaaataaatttataacaGTACCAAAGGATTATGGTAATATAAATTGCGCATCATTTGCTGCTGGTATTGTTGAGGGTTTTCTTTGTAGTTCTGAATTTCAAGCTGAAGTTACTGCACATactgtaaataaaaatgacaaaACTGAAAATacaactatttttataaaattttatccTGAAGTAATTGAacgtgaaaaaaataactaa
- a CDS encoding HSP40, subfamily A, putative, with product MFFSSGFPFDSMGGQQPRRKREVNNSKYYECLNLKKNCTTDEVKKAYRKLAIIHHPDKGGDPEKFKEISRAYEVLSDEEKRKLYDEYGEEGLEGGEQPTDATDLFDFILNAGKGKKKRGEDIVSEVKVTLEQLYNGATKKLAISKDVICTNCEGHGGPKDAKVDCKQCNGRGTKTYMRYHSSVLHQTEVTCNGCRGKGKIFNEKDKCVNCKGLCVLKTRKIIEVYIPKGAPNKHKIVFNGEADEKPNVITGNLVVILNEKQHTTFRREGVDLFMNYKISLYESLTGFVAEITHLDERKILIDCTNAGFIKHGDIREILEEGMPTYKDPFKKGNLYITFEVEYPMDLVITNEKKEILKILKKQNEVEKKYDIENTDCEVVTCKAVDKEYLKQRLAMQQQQQQQDAYDEDGHHPDMEGGRVACAQQ from the exons ATGTTTTTCTCGTCGGGTTTTCCATTTGACTCTATGGGAGGACAACAACCCCGTAGAAAAAGAGAA GTAAACAACTCAAAGTATTATGAATGtttgaatttaaaaaaaaactgtACAACGGATGAAGTAAAAAAGGCATATAGAAAATTAGCAATAATTCATCACCCAGATAAAGGAGGTGATCCAGAAAAGTTTAAAGAAATATCAAGAGCTTATGAAGTTTTATCAGATGAAGAGAagagaaaattatatgatgaGTATGGAGAAGAAGGATTAGAAGGAGGAGAACAACCAACTGATGCAACtgatttatttgattttatattaaatgctGGAAAgggaaaaaagaaaagaggTGAAGATATAGTAAGTGAAGTTAAAGTTACTTTAgaacaattatataatggTGCAACAAAAAAGTTAGCTATTAGTAAAGATGTTATATGTACAAATTGTGAAGGACATGGAGGTCCAAAAGATGCAAAAGTTGATTGTAAACAATGTAATGGTAGAGGTACTAAAACTTACATGAGATACCATTCCAGTGTTTTACATCAAACTGAAGTAACTTGTAATGGATGTCGaggaaaaggaaaaatttttaatgaaaaagataaGTGTGTTAATTGTAAAGGTTTATGTGTATTAAAAActagaaaaattattgaaGTATATATACCTAAAGGTGCAccaaataaacataaaatagtTTTTAATGGAGAAGCAGATGAAAAACCAAATGTAATAACAGGAAATTTAGttgttatattaaatgaaaagCAACATACAACTTTTAGAAGAGAAGGTgttgatttatttatgaattataaaatttctttatatgaGTCATTAACAGGTTTTGTTGCTGAAATTACTCATCTAgatgaaagaaaaatattaatagatTGTACTAATGCAGGATTTATAAAACATGGAGATATACGAGAAATATTAGAGGAAGGTATGCCTACCTATAAAGAtccatttaaaaaaggaaatttatatattacctTTGAAGTCGAATATCCTATGGATTTAGTAATTACTAATgagaaaaaggaaatacttaaaattttaaaaaaacaaaatgaagtagaaaaaaaatatgacatTGAAAATACAGATTGTGAAGTTGTTACATGTAAAGCAGTTgataaagaatatttaaaacaaagACTTGCAATGCAACAACAACAACAACAACAAGATGCATATGATGAAGATGGCCACCATCCTGATATGGAGGGAGGTCGTGTTGCTTGTGCTCAGCAATAA